A segment of the Candidatus Krumholzibacteriia bacterium genome:
GGCCTTCCTTCTTCCAGTAAGGGGAGTCGGAAAGGGAGGCTCCGAGCATGAAGGCAACCTTGAAGGGCCGCGTCCTTGCGGCGAGCGACGATATCGTCGAGGTGGGCGGGTACCAGTACTTCCCCCGGGCGGCCGTCCGCATGGACTGGCTCGAGAAGTCCGAGAAAACCGCGGACGATCTGGAGTGCCCGCACGGCGTGCAGTTCTACGATGTGATGATCGATGGTGTGCGCCACGAACGCGCCGCTTGGTCCTACGAAGCGCCGGGAGCTCCGATGGCGAAGGTGGCACACCGGCTGGGGTTCTGGGAGGACGTCGAGGTCGGCTGACGGGTGCGTCGTACGGGCATGAGTGAGGCGACGGTTCACGCCACCATCGGGCAAACCCCTACCTCGGACGGGGTCCGGGCCGGCGTCGGCGCGCTGCCGGGTGGCTCGTTGTATGATCGAGTCATGGATCCACGAGTCGTCGCACGCGTCCTCACTGAGATTGCCGAGACCGCCTCGGAGACCCTCGAGTTGCAGGACGTCTTCGATCGCGTGGCGACGTCCGTCCGCGAGCTCATCCCCTTCGACCAGATGGGGGTCGTGCGCATCATCGAAGGTGGCCGGGCGGTCGCGCACGCGACCACGGTTCCCGAAAAGCGCGACCCGGAATGCTCCCAGCCCTGCGCGTTGTCGTCCTGGTCGCCGCGGATCCGTCCCCGCTCCGGACCGAATCCGCGCATCGATGATGCGCAGGTGGAGCTGGACCCCTCTTTCCCGGGAGATGCGGCGATTCTCGCCGCCGGCGCGCGCTCGGCGCTCTGGGAGCCATTCCAATCCTTGAACTCCTTCACCGGCGGCGTCTGGTTGTGCTCGCGACAACCCCACGTCTTCACCGACCAGCACCAGGAGGTGTTGCGACCCATCGCGGCCCTCCTCGGCTCGGCGGTCGAACACTGGCGCATTTGGGATGCCGAGAGGCGCCGGCGGGAAAGACTCGATCAACTCGAAGGGCTCTTCGGAACGCTGGCGGAGTCCCTGGATGTCCGCGAAGTGTTCGAGCGCGTTTCTCGCATCGTGCAGCCCGTCCTGCCGCACCACCTCCTGGTCCTCACCGAGTTCGACAGCACCGCCCGCAAGCTCTCCGTCGTCGCGCTTGCCGGTGAATCCGACGGCCCCAAGCCCGAGGCACCGATCTCGCTCACGGAACAGGAATCGGAGCGCCGCCTCCTCGAGTTCGAGATCATCCAGGACGTGCAGGCCGAGGTCGCACCGACCACGGAACGCAATCGTCTCATGCTGGCCACCGGAATGCGCTCCTGGCTCCGTGTTCCCGTACGACTCTCGGGCGAAGTGCACGGCTCCGTCGGTTTCTTCCATCGCGAGCCCGCGGCATTCGGCACGCCGGATGTCGAAGTGGCCCGGCGGCTCGCCGACCGGATCGCGCTGGCCCTCTCCCATCACCGGCTGGCGGAGCAGGCCCGGATCGCCGCCGAGGCACGGGAGAGCGCCGAACGGTTGGCAGCGACGGTCGAGACGCTGACGCGGGAGCTCGAATCCCGCGAGGCGAGCCGCATCGTCGGCTCCTCCCGGTCCTGGAAGGAGACCTTGGAGCACGTCGGCCGCGTGGCTGCTTCGGAGACCACCATCCTCGTGACCGGCGAATCCGGCACCGGCAAGGAGGTCGTCTCGCACCTCATCCACCAGGGCTCCCCCCGCGCCGGGAAGCCGTTCGTCGCCATCAACTGCGCCGCGCTCCCGGAGCAGCTGCTCGAATCCGAGCTCTTCGGCCACGAAAAGGGCGCCTTCACCGGCGCTGCAGCGACCAAGATTGGCCGCCTCGAGCAAGCCGCCGGGGGCACCCTTTTCCTCGACGAGATCGGCGAGATGAGCCCCCTCGTGCAGGCGAAGTTCCTGCGCGTGTTGCAAGAGCGGGAATTCCAGCGCCTCGGCGGCACGCGTACGCTCAAGGCCGACGTGCGCGTCATCGCCGCCACGAACCGCGATCTCACCACGGCGATGGCGCGCGGCGACTTCCGCGAGGATCTTTTCTATCGCCTGAACGTGTTCGAGATCCGCGTCCCGGCGCTCCGCGACCGCCCCGAGGACATCCTCTTGCTGGCCGACGCCTTTCTCCAGGATCTCGGCCGCACGATGGGGCGCCCGGCGGCCGGGATCTCGCGGGACGCGCGTGAGTGGCTGCTCGATTACACCTGGCCGGGCAACGTCCGCGAGCTGCGCAACGCCATCGAGCGGGCGATCCTTCTCTGCGACGGAGGGCTGATCACGCGAGCCCATCTCCCGGTCCAGCTCCGTCAGCCTGCGGCTGGGATCGTGTCGGGAAACAACGGCTCCTCGAGCTCCGAAACGGCCATCCCCTCCAACGGCATGGATCTCGAAGCGGTGGAACGGAGCTACGTCGTGAGAGCCCTCGGGCAAGCGCGAGGCAACAAGTCCAAGGCCGCCCGTCTCCTCGGCCTCACTCGCGCCCAGCTCTACACCCGCCTCGACAAGTACGGCATCCAGTGAGCCGGGTGCCGCACCTCTCCCACAAAGCGTACGCTGGGCGTCCATGACCGAGCGAGAAACGCTCACACGGTTAGCGGAACAGTGGATTTCGCTCTGGACCGTGCCCGTGGATTGGGCC
Coding sequences within it:
- a CDS encoding DUF427 domain-containing protein, giving the protein MKATLKGRVLAASDDIVEVGGYQYFPRAAVRMDWLEKSEKTADDLECPHGVQFYDVMIDGVRHERAAWSYEAPGAPMAKVAHRLGFWEDVEVG
- a CDS encoding sigma 54-interacting transcriptional regulator gives rise to the protein MDPRVVARVLTEIAETASETLELQDVFDRVATSVRELIPFDQMGVVRIIEGGRAVAHATTVPEKRDPECSQPCALSSWSPRIRPRSGPNPRIDDAQVELDPSFPGDAAILAAGARSALWEPFQSLNSFTGGVWLCSRQPHVFTDQHQEVLRPIAALLGSAVEHWRIWDAERRRRERLDQLEGLFGTLAESLDVREVFERVSRIVQPVLPHHLLVLTEFDSTARKLSVVALAGESDGPKPEAPISLTEQESERRLLEFEIIQDVQAEVAPTTERNRLMLATGMRSWLRVPVRLSGEVHGSVGFFHREPAAFGTPDVEVARRLADRIALALSHHRLAEQARIAAEARESAERLAATVETLTRELESREASRIVGSSRSWKETLEHVGRVAASETTILVTGESGTGKEVVSHLIHQGSPRAGKPFVAINCAALPEQLLESELFGHEKGAFTGAAATKIGRLEQAAGGTLFLDEIGEMSPLVQAKFLRVLQEREFQRLGGTRTLKADVRVIAATNRDLTTAMARGDFREDLFYRLNVFEIRVPALRDRPEDILLLADAFLQDLGRTMGRPAAGISRDAREWLLDYTWPGNVRELRNAIERAILLCDGGLITRAHLPVQLRQPAAGIVSGNNGSSSSETAIPSNGMDLEAVERSYVVRALGQARGNKSKAARLLGLTRAQLYTRLDKYGIQ